The stretch of DNA GGATCAGCAGAACCGTGGCCAGGAGCCCCAGGGACACAAATCGTATTCGTTTGAGATACATTTCACCTTCCACTTTAAGGTCTTCCACGATGGAAGTGATAAGAGAATCAAACTCCCTGGTTGCATCATCCAGGGCTTCCAGGGCATAGAGAGTATCATCGAGAAGAAAAATTTCTTCCGCACTCAACTGATTCTGCATTCTCAGTTTATACATGGTATGAAGAAATCCGTTCACCATGACCTTTTCACTCAATCCTGACTGGATGATAAGATCAAAAGAATAGCTTGCATTATTAAGCTGTACCTCCGTGTAGCGCCAGACCCGCATCGCCCCGGCCATACGGCTCTGCATGTCGTGATTCATCTGAGATTCCTCATTTTTGATTAAGGAGTCCAGAGAATTTGAAAAAGCTCTGTACCGGGTAGACCATTCTTTCAATATCCGGGGCGTATCCGAGTCGGAAACGGTGTAACGTCCCAGGAGTATCAGATATGTCAAATTTTCAAACTGGTTCCACTCTGTTAACAGAGACTGAGACTCCAGAGCCAGAGACTGAATCCTGTTGGATTGTGTCGTATTGAATAAGACGACAAGGGTTAAAAGGCATAGAATCAGAAAGGTCAGAATGAAGAGTCCAAAAAAACTGTGGATTTTTCTCATCCCGACAGTTTATCATAAGGATCATCTGTCCTACAAAAGGAATTCTATTGATCATCCCCGAAAATCACTCGAAGAGAAGGATCTTATTGTTTTTAATTTCTCTCACACTCCTCGCTCAGGGGATAGGAGCCCAAAGTGCTGATCTTAATCAAAGGATTCTGAAAGTCTGGGATTTTAAGAATACAGAAGAAAGAACCAGGATCTCCATGACAAGGGTGGACAGACTCTTTTTGGAGGCCCATCCGGGAATACGTCTGGAGCATATAGGATTTTTTGACCAGGAATATATTCCGGCCCTGAAGGCGGCCCTGCTGGCGGGATCAGGCCCGGATGTGTTATGGATTCACCACGGTTCCGAGTTCAATGAATATTCATCCTACCTCACCCCCCTTGAATCCTATCAGGATGAGGACTTTCCCGACATCCGTATAGAATCCCTGGATGTCTGCCGGAGCAGAGAGGGCCGTCTGATGGCTCTTCCTTTGACTTATCAGGGGATGGGCTGGTATTACAATAAGCAGATTTTCTCCGAAGCCGGTCTTGATCCAGAGAATCCACCGACAGACTGGAAGGACTTCCTCCGGGTCTGCGAAGTGCTCAAATCAAAGGGGATCACCCCCATTGCCACCGGGAACAACAGACCTCTGACCACAGAGTTTATTAGAAGGTCCCTTATCAGCGCCTTTTTTGAAGATGATGAGATCAAAAGATTTTATCACAAAGGCTGGGGATCACAGACTGACAGGTTCAGGGTCATCATCGAATTTATCAAGGAGCTGAGGGACAAAGATTATTTTGATCCCCAGGGGATTTTCAGATCCTACTTCGGCTATGGAGCCGACAGCTTCGGTTCAGGCGGGTCCGCCATGATGCTGGGTCTGATCTCGGATACCCTGAACTGGAAACAGTTTTCAGACTCTCTAGGTAAAGAGAATATCGGTTATTTTCCAAATCTGAACCACCCCGGGATGTCCAGGCCGGGGGCTCAACTTTTACAGCCGGCGGGAATCATGGTCGCCATCAACAAGGACTCGGAGAACAAGGAGGACGCCTTTGCCTATATAAAGCACCTTTTTTCACAGGAGAGTCAGAACATCCTTGTCAGTGAACTGGGAATGATGATCCCCATGAAAAACCTGAGTCTTCCGGAAGAGGAGTATCCCGTCCTCAAAGAAATTAAAAAGGCCCTGAATCTGCCTGCCTTAGATCCTGAACTGTTTGTCCCCTCAGTTAAGGTGGGAGACCTTCAGTACCGCCTGGATGATCTCCTGATCAATACAAAAGAGATTTCCGTCAATGACTATATTCAGAAAATGGCCAGAGAACTCCTATTTTATTGATAAACAAATCTTCCTAAATAGCAGAATTTAGAAGA from Oceanispirochaeta sp. encodes:
- a CDS encoding ABC transporter substrate-binding protein; the protein is MFLISLTLLAQGIGAQSADLNQRILKVWDFKNTEERTRISMTRVDRLFLEAHPGIRLEHIGFFDQEYIPALKAALLAGSGPDVLWIHHGSEFNEYSSYLTPLESYQDEDFPDIRIESLDVCRSREGRLMALPLTYQGMGWYYNKQIFSEAGLDPENPPTDWKDFLRVCEVLKSKGITPIATGNNRPLTTEFIRRSLISAFFEDDEIKRFYHKGWGSQTDRFRVIIEFIKELRDKDYFDPQGIFRSYFGYGADSFGSGGSAMMLGLISDTLNWKQFSDSLGKENIGYFPNLNHPGMSRPGAQLLQPAGIMVAINKDSENKEDAFAYIKHLFSQESQNILVSELGMMIPMKNLSLPEEEYPVLKEIKKALNLPALDPELFVPSVKVGDLQYRLDDLLINTKEISVNDYIQKMARELLFY